Proteins encoded in a region of the Acidobacteriota bacterium genome:
- a CDS encoding cell division protein ZapA yields the protein MPTPTQESPVTTKPNGNGSSVRVEIFDQAYNLRGTDPDHIFKLAEYVDSKMRSVAEQTSTVDSMRLAVLAALNIADEYQVLKRKYEAIAGEYNARAHQLSDMLNDAIEEGRRVS from the coding sequence ATGCCGACTCCAACCCAGGAGAGCCCGGTGACGACGAAGCCGAACGGTAACGGCAGCAGCGTCCGCGTGGAGATCTTCGACCAAGCCTACAACCTTCGCGGTACCGATCCCGACCACATCTTCAAGCTCGCGGAATACGTGGATTCGAAGATGCGCTCCGTGGCCGAGCAGACCTCTACGGTCGACTCGATGCGGCTGGCCGTGCTCGCTGCGCTGAACATCGCCGACGAGTACCAGGTGCTGAAGCGCAAGTACGAAGCCATTGCCGGCGAGTACAACGCCCGCGCCCATCAGTTGAGCGATATGCTCAACGATGCCATCGAGGAAGGCCGCCGGGTCAGCTGA